In the Malus domestica chromosome 16, GDT2T_hap1 genome, one interval contains:
- the LOC103425641 gene encoding LOW QUALITY PROTEIN: major allergen Pru ar 1 (The sequence of the model RefSeq protein was modified relative to this genomic sequence to represent the inferred CDS: substituted 1 base at 1 genomic stop codon): protein MGVFTYETEFTSVIPAPRLFKAFILDGDNLIPKIAPXAIKSTKIIEGDGGVGTIKKVTFGEGSQYGYVKQRVNGIDKDNFTYSYSMIEGDTLSDKLEKITYETKLIASPDGGSIIKTTSHYHAKGDVEIKEEHVKAGKEKASGLFKLLEAYLVANPDAYN, encoded by the exons ATGGGTGTTTTCACATATGAAACCGAGTTCACCTCTGTCATCCCTGCACCTAGATTGTTCAAGGCTTTTATCCTTGATGGCGATAACCTCATCCCGAAGATTGCTCCATAAGCAATTAAAAGCACTAAAATCATCGAAGGCGATGGAGGTGTTGGAACCATCAAGAAAGTTACCTTTGGTGAAG GCAGCCAATACGGGTATGTTAAGCAAAGGGTCAATGGGATTGACAAAGACAACTTTACATACAGTTACTCTATGATTGAAGGAGATACCTTGTCTGACAAGCTTGAGAAGATCACTTATGAGACCAAATTGATCGCATCTCCTGATGGAGGATCCATCATCAAAACCACTAGCCACTACCATGCTAAGGGTGATGTTGAGATCAAGGAAGAGCATGTTAAGGCTGGCAAAGAGAAGGCTTCCGGTCTCTTCAAGCTTCTTGAAGCCTACCTCGTGGCCAACCCTGATGCCTACAACTAA